A genomic window from Candidatus Pelagisphaera phototrophica includes:
- a CDS encoding SMP-30/gluconolactonase/LRE family protein, which yields MKRSPFLFACVASIAITSLSGNTDTPSNYPVIGKINKFDDRLDELIDEEAQIEVIASGFVWTEGPAWNKEGGFLVFSDIPRNVVMKWSETEGLSEYLRPAGYTGIVDYGREPGSNGLLFDAMGRLTLCEHGDRRISVLTKDGGKRTLADNYKGKRFNSPNDLVYHPNGNLYFTDPIYGLPGRQDDPRREMDYCGVFLLRPNGEVELLTKDFTRPNGIALSPDGKTLYVAQSDSAAPLWRSYPVKGDGKIGKGKLLYNALKFKKDGVGNADGMTVDRKGNLWASGPAGIYIFSPQGDLLGRIEMGEHSSNCTWGDDGSTLYMTVDMYVCRVRTKTVGIGF from the coding sequence ATGAAACGCTCCCCTTTTCTTTTCGCGTGCGTCGCTTCCATTGCGATTACCAGTCTCTCAGGAAACACGGACACTCCGAGCAATTACCCGGTGATTGGAAAGATTAACAAGTTCGATGATCGTTTGGACGAACTCATCGATGAAGAAGCCCAAATCGAGGTGATTGCCTCCGGGTTCGTCTGGACCGAAGGACCCGCTTGGAATAAAGAAGGTGGTTTTTTAGTATTCTCGGATATCCCACGAAATGTCGTGATGAAATGGAGCGAGACGGAGGGATTGAGCGAGTATTTACGACCAGCAGGATATACGGGTATTGTGGATTACGGAAGGGAGCCTGGTAGCAACGGGCTGCTTTTTGATGCAATGGGACGACTGACTTTGTGCGAGCATGGGGATCGGCGAATATCTGTCCTCACCAAAGATGGTGGAAAACGAACCCTAGCGGACAACTACAAAGGGAAGCGATTTAACAGCCCAAACGATTTGGTTTACCATCCAAACGGAAATCTCTATTTTACCGATCCGATTTATGGCTTGCCCGGAAGGCAAGACGATCCGCGGCGAGAAATGGATTACTGTGGCGTATTTCTGCTTCGGCCGAATGGAGAAGTCGAGCTCTTGACCAAGGATTTCACTCGACCCAATGGGATTGCTCTTTCGCCAGATGGGAAAACCCTCTACGTTGCCCAATCCGATAGTGCGGCTCCTCTTTGGAGATCGTATCCGGTCAAGGGAGACGGAAAAATCGGGAAGGGAAAGCTCTTATACAACGCTCTCAAATTCAAGAAGGACGGTGTCGGAAATGCCGACGGGATGACCGTTGATCGGAAGGGAAACCTGTGGGCGTCGGGTCCTGCCGGAATTTATATTTTTTCTCCGCAAGGGGATCTACTCGGAAGAATCGAAATGGGAGAGCATTCGAGTAATTGCACCTGGGGCGACGATGGATCCACCCTTTACATGACCGTTGATATGTATGTCTGCCGGGTGCGCACCAAAACCGTAGGAATCGGGTTTTAG